In Penaeus vannamei isolate JL-2024 chromosome 15, ASM4276789v1, whole genome shotgun sequence, the following are encoded in one genomic region:
- the LOC138864152 gene encoding mucin-2-like → MATQTATLMGLEVVAFITADPVIQSGPLELRECSGLQCCSERGGAAQPCQVLLFQSYIVMPAIPSVTIPVIVIPVISSVVILLIPSLGIRNVSILVIPILIPFIPSIAIPVIPGIVIPVSPSVTPPLVLIPVTPGLVILIVVIPVILNVAIPAIPTVAIQVFPIAVIPVTPSVVIPVIPSVVIPVIPGVVISAIPSVAIPVTPSVVIPVIPGVVIPVIPGVVIPGVVIPVIPSVVIPVIPGVVIPVIPSVVIPGVVIPVTPSVVIPVIPGVVIPVTPSVVIPVIPSVVIPVIPGVVIPVIPSVVIPVIPSVVIPVIPGVVIPVIPRVVIPGVVIPVIPSVVIPVTPSVVITVIPGVVIPVIPSVVIPGVVIPVTPSVVIPVIPGVIIPVIPSVVIPSVVIPVIPSVAIPVIPSVVIPVIPSVVIPGVAIPVIPSVAIPVIPGVVIPVIQSVVIPSVAIPVIPSVAIPVIPSVIIPVIPGVVILVIPNVVIPVIPSVVIPVIPCVVIPVIPSVVIPVIPGVVIPVIPSVLIPSVVIPVIPSVVIPVISSVVIPSVVIPVILGVVIPSVVIPVIPGVVIPVIPSTVIPVIPSTVILVIPGVVIPVIPSVVIPVIPGVVIPVIPSVVIPSVVIPVIPSVVIPSVVIPSVAIPSVVIPSVVIPSVVIPSVVIPTVVIPSVVIPTVVIPSVVIPTVVIPTVVIPSVVIPTVVIPSVVIPSVVIPSVVIPVIPSVVIPVIPSVVIPVIPSVVIPVIPSVVIPSVVIPSVVIPSVVIPSVVIPSVVIPSVVIPGGERPTCDSSFLLVHRAGPSSSPSTRFQEKERAFVLVPATESFAGSRTGLELGSLAVRSESRAPGLTKGKVIDAGNNVAWFLGPPIVLRKSK, encoded by the exons ATGGCGACGCAGACAGCGACACTTATGGGGCTCGAGGTTGTTGCTTTTATCACTGCAGACCCTGTGATTCAGTCCGGTCCGCTGGAGCTTCGAGAATGTTCGGGGTTGCAATGTTGCTCCGAGCGAGGTGGCGCTGCGCAG CCATGCCAAGTGCTGCTATTCCAGTCATATATTGTCATGCCGGCCATTCCAAGTGTTACCATTCCAGTTATCGTAATTCCAGTCATTTCAAGTGTTGTCATTTTACTAATCCCAAGTCTTGGCATTCGAAATGTTTCCATTCTAGTCATTCCAATCCTCATTCCATTCATTCCAAGTATTGCCATTCCAGTAATTCCAGGTATTGTCATTCCAGTCTCTCCAAGTGTTACCCCTCCACTTGTTCTCATTCCAGTCACTCCAGGTCTTGTCATTCTTATCGTTGTCATTCCAGTCATTCTAAATGTTGCCATTCCAGCCATTCCAACAGTTGCCATTCAAGTCTTCCCAATTGCTGTCATTCCAGTCACTCCAAGTGTTGTCATCCCAGTCATTCCAAGTGTTGTCATTCCAGTCATTCCAGGTGTTGTCATTTCAGCCATTCCAAGTGTTGCCATTCCAGTCACTCCAAGTGTTGTCATCCCAGTCATTCCAGGTGTTGTCATCCCAGTCATTCCAGGTGTTGTCATTCCAGGTGTTGTCATTCCAGTCATTCCAAGTGTTGTCATCCCAGTCATTCCAGGTGTTGTCATCCCAGTCATTCCAAGTGTTGTCATTCCAGGTGTTGTCATTCCAGTCACTCCAAGTGTTGTCATCCCAGTCATTCCAGGTGTTGTCATTCCAGTCACTCCAAGTGTTGTCATCCCAGTCATTCCAAGTGTTGTCATCCCAGTCATTCCAGGTGTTGTCATTCCAGTCATTCCAAGTGTTGTCATTCCAGTCATTCCAAGTGTTGTCATCCCAGTCATTCCAGGTGTTGTCATCCCAGTCATTCCACGTGTTGTCATTCCAGGTGTTGTCATTCCAGTCATTCCAAGTGTTGTCATTCCAGTCACTCCAAGTGTTGTCATTACAGTCATTCCAGGTGTTGTCATTCCAGTCATTCCAAGTGTTGTCATTCCAGGTGTTGTCATTCCAGTCACTCCAAGTGTTGTCATCCCAGTCATTCCAGGTGTTATCATTCCAGTCATTCCAAGTGTTGTCATTCCAAGTGTTGTCATTCCAGTCATTCCAAGTGTTGCCATTCCAGTCATTCCAAGTGTTGTCATTCCAGTCATTCCAAGTGTTGTCATTCCAGGTGTTGCCATTCCAGTCATTCCAAGTGTTGCCATTCCAGTCATTCCAGGTGTTGTCATTCCAGTCATTCAAAGTGTTGTCATTCCAAGTGTTGCCATTCCAGTCATTCCAAGTGTTGCCATTCCAGTCATTCCAAGTGTTATCATTCCAGTCATTCCAGGTGTTGTCATTCTAGTCATTCCAAATGTTGTCATTCCAGTCATTCCAAGTGTTGTCATTCCAGTCATTCCATGTGTTGTCATTCCAGTCATTCCAAGTGTTGTCATTCCAGTCATTCCAGGTGTTGTCATTCCAGTCATTCCAAGTGTGCTCATTCCAAGTGTTGTCATTCCAGTCATTCCAAGTGTTGTCATTCCAGTCATTTCAAGTGTTGTCATTCCAAGTGTTGTCATTCCAGTCATTCTAGGTGTTGTCATTCCAAGTGTTGTCATTCCAGTCATTCCAGGTGTTGTCATTCCAGTCATTCCAAGTACTGTCATTCCAGTCATTCCAAGTACTGTCATTCTAGTCATTCCAGGTGTTGTCATTCCAGTTATTCCAAGTGTTGTCATTCCAGTCATTCCAGGTGTTGTCATTCCAGTCATTCCAAGTGTTGTCATTCCAAGTGTTGTCATTCCAGTCATTCCAAGTGTTGTCATTCCAAGTGTTGTCATTCCAAGTGTTGCCATTCCAAGTGTTGTCATTCCAAGTGTTGTCATTCCAAGTGTTGTCATTCCAAGTGTTGTCATTCCAACTGTTGTCATTCCAAGTGTTGTCATTCCAACTGTTGTCATTCCAAGTGTTGTCATTCCAACTGTTGTCATTCCAACTGTTGTCATTCCAAGTGTTGTCATTCCAACTGTTGTCATTCCAAGTGTTGTCATTCCAAGTGTTGTCATTCCAAGTGTTGTCATTCCAGTCATTCCAAGTGTTGTCATTCCAGTCATTCCAAGTGTTGTCATTCCAGTCATTCCAAGTGTTGTCATTCCAGTCATTCCAAGTGTTGTCATTCCAAGTGTTGTCATTCCAAGTGTTGTCATTCCAAGTGTTGTCATTCCAAGTGTTGTCATTCCAAGTGTTGTCATTCCAAGTGTTGTCATTCCAGGGGGCGAGCGACCGACCTGTGATTCCTCCTTCCTGCTGGTCCACCGAGCCGGTCCTTCCTCG TCACCCTCCACAAGGTtccaagagaaggaaagagctttTGTTTTGGTTCCGGCGACAGAGAGCTTCGCGGGGTCCCGGACAGGCCTCGAATTGGGTTCACTGGCAGTTCGAAGCGAGAGTCGAGCTCCGGGGCTCACGAAAGGCAAAGTTATTGACGCGGGTAATAACGTGGCATGGTTTCTCGGTCCTCCAATTGTCTTACGTAAATCAAAATAG